Proteins encoded by one window of Gammaproteobacteria bacterium:
- a CDS encoding outer membrane protein assembly factor BamE: MMTHLLNTCHCPARTPVRFALALCAVLLISACSVHKIDVQQGNVITQEMFEILKIGMRKQQVERVLGTPLVVDPFHRDRWDYLYYFRAGNTDETQSAHLSLYFEGDQLSRIDVHSPLPKEAEVKKPGMALRR; the protein is encoded by the coding sequence ATGATGACCCACTTGCTCAACACCTGCCATTGTCCGGCACGCACACCCGTCCGCTTCGCCCTGGCGCTGTGCGCCGTGCTGCTGATATCCGCCTGCTCCGTGCACAAAATAGACGTGCAGCAGGGCAATGTTATCACTCAGGAGATGTTTGAAATACTTAAAATTGGTATGAGAAAACAACAGGTCGAACGTGTGTTGGGCACACCGCTGGTGGTGGATCCTTTTCACCGTGACCGCTGGGATTACCTTTATTATTTCAGGGCGGGCAATACGGATGAAACACAGTCCGCCCATCTGTCCCTGTATTTTGAGGGCGATCAGCTGAGCAGGATCGACGTGCATTCCCCGCTGCCGAAAGAGGCCGAGGTCAAAAAACCTGGCATGGCGCTGCGGCGTTAA
- the ihfA gene encoding integration host factor subunit alpha, with translation MALTKAEMADKLYEELGLNKREAKEIVELFFAEICDALEAGTQVKLSGFGNFDLRTKNERPGRNPKTGEEIPISARRVVTFRPGQKLKARVEAYAGSSQQ, from the coding sequence ATGGCGTTAACCAAAGCTGAAATGGCAGACAAGCTGTATGAAGAGCTTGGACTTAATAAGCGTGAAGCAAAGGAAATCGTTGAGCTTTTCTTTGCCGAAATTTGTGATGCACTTGAGGCAGGAACGCAGGTGAAACTATCAGGTTTCGGAAACTTCGACCTACGGACTAAAAATGAACGCCCGGGTCGAAATCCTAAAACCGGTGAAGAAATCCCAATTTCAGCGCGCCGCGTGGTGACATTCCGCCCAGGCCAGAAACTAAAAGCACGAGTCGAGGCCTATGCTGGAAGCAGCCAACAATAA
- a CDS encoding type II toxin-antitoxin system RatA family toxin, whose translation MAVISKSALVQHSAAEMFALVDDVSAYADFLPWCGGSEELSRSDDEVNATVVIAHSGLNKAFTTKNRLQRGKMIEVSLVNGPFKHLHGFWRFESLADNACKVSLDLEYEFSNRLIGMVVGPVFNQIANTLVDSFCQRAEVIYGR comes from the coding sequence GTGGCCGTGATCTCAAAGAGTGCCCTGGTTCAGCATAGTGCGGCAGAAATGTTTGCGCTGGTGGATGATGTGTCCGCGTATGCGGATTTTTTGCCCTGGTGCGGCGGTTCCGAGGAACTCTCGCGCAGCGATGATGAGGTCAATGCGACCGTGGTGATTGCCCACAGTGGCCTGAACAAGGCCTTCACGACCAAAAATCGGCTGCAACGGGGCAAGATGATCGAGGTGAGCCTGGTCAATGGCCCGTTCAAGCATCTGCACGGGTTCTGGCGCTTTGAGTCCCTGGCGGACAATGCCTGCAAGGTGTCGCTGGATCTGGAATATGAATTCTCCAACCGCCTGATCGGCATGGTGGTGGGGCCGGTTTTCAATCAGATCGCCAATACTCTGGTGGATTCATTTTGCCAGCGGGCAGAGGTGATCTATGGCCGCTGA
- a CDS encoding sodium-dependent transporter: MSTQRESIHGQWSNRWIFILAATGSAVGLGNIWKFPYIAGENGGGAFVLVYLLCIAAIGIPIMMSEVLLGRRGRRSPINTMRELAREEGRSPAWSLLGWSGVLAGFLILSYYSVIAGWALAYVLNSASGIFTGAPAEEITAVFSELVSNPGELIFWHSLFMLMTMLVVARGVKKGLEVAIRFLMPALFVLLLIMVGYAISSGEFTRGLDFLFTPNFGKLTAEGVLIAMGHAFFTLSLGMGAIMIYGSYMPHNASIAKTSIIVALADTVVALLAGMAIFPIVFANGLEPGAGPGLIFQTLPIAFGHMPGGGFFGTVFFVLLVFAAWSSAISLIEPAVAWLVENRGWTRVKASVVSGLATWLVGLGTVLSFNRWAELTLWGKTFFDLLDFLTSNIMLPLGGLFIAVFTAWVMKSKSTADELALAAKSLGYILWRILVRFVTPIAVTIVFLNAIGVV; the protein is encoded by the coding sequence ATGTCCACACAACGAGAATCCATCCATGGCCAGTGGTCTAACCGCTGGATATTCATCCTGGCGGCAACGGGGTCTGCGGTTGGCCTGGGTAATATCTGGAAATTCCCGTACATTGCCGGCGAAAACGGCGGTGGCGCCTTTGTGCTGGTCTATCTGCTGTGTATTGCGGCGATTGGTATTCCGATCATGATGAGCGAGGTATTGCTTGGCCGGCGCGGCCGGCGCAGCCCGATCAATACGATGCGTGAACTCGCCAGGGAGGAGGGCCGTTCGCCGGCCTGGTCATTGCTGGGCTGGAGCGGCGTGCTTGCCGGATTTCTGATTCTTTCTTATTACAGCGTGATTGCCGGCTGGGCGCTGGCCTATGTGCTGAATTCGGCATCCGGCATTTTTACGGGCGCCCCGGCCGAAGAGATTACCGCGGTCTTTTCCGAACTGGTCTCAAACCCGGGCGAACTGATTTTCTGGCACAGCCTGTTTATGCTAATGACCATGCTGGTGGTCGCGCGGGGGGTGAAAAAGGGGCTGGAGGTCGCGATCCGGTTTTTGATGCCCGCGTTGTTTGTGCTGTTGCTGATCATGGTAGGTTATGCCATCAGCAGCGGCGAATTTACCCGTGGTCTGGACTTCCTGTTTACCCCTAATTTCGGCAAGCTCACGGCAGAGGGGGTGTTGATCGCCATGGGGCATGCCTTTTTCACGCTTAGCCTGGGGATGGGCGCGATCATGATTTATGGATCGTATATGCCGCACAATGCCTCCATTGCCAAAACCTCGATCATTGTGGCGCTGGCGGATACCGTGGTCGCCTTGTTGGCCGGCATGGCGATCTTTCCTATCGTCTTTGCCAATGGCCTGGAACCCGGCGCAGGCCCCGGATTGATCTTTCAAACCCTGCCCATCGCCTTTGGGCACATGCCCGGCGGGGGCTTTTTTGGAACGGTGTTTTTTGTGTTGCTGGTATTTGCGGCCTGGTCTTCGGCCATTTCCCTGATCGAACCGGCGGTCGCCTGGCTGGTGGAAAACAGGGGCTGGACGCGAGTGAAGGCCAGCGTCGTGTCCGGTCTGGCCACCTGGCTGGTGGGGCTGGGTACGGTGCTATCCTTTAATCGGTGGGCCGAGTTGACCCTGTGGGGCAAGACCTTCTTTGATCTGCTCGATTTCCTGACCTCTAACATTATGTTGCCGTTGGGCGGCCTGTTTATTGCGGTTTTCACCGCCTGGGTGATGAAATCGAAATCCACTGCCGACGAGCTGGCGCTCGCAGCGAAGAGCCTAGGTTATATTCTGTGGCGAATCCTGGTGCGTTTTGTCACCCCTATCGCAGTGACTATTGTCTTTCTTAACGCTATCGGAGTTGTCTAG
- the fur gene encoding ferric iron uptake transcriptional regulator: protein MTFTSNELRAAGLKSTLPRRKILEVMESQQSRHMSAEDIYRHLLSVGEDVGLATVYRVLTQFEAAGLVSKHNFEGGHSVYELNQGEHHDHILCVKCGKVDEFVDDVIEERQRAIAARAGFSMTGHCLYIYGLCAECHGTSEKREKGKEEG, encoded by the coding sequence ATGACATTCACCAGCAATGAATTGCGGGCCGCAGGGCTCAAATCGACACTGCCTCGTCGCAAGATTCTGGAGGTGATGGAATCCCAGCAGTCGCGACACATGAGTGCGGAGGATATCTACCGCCATTTACTGAGTGTGGGTGAGGATGTGGGGCTGGCGACGGTGTATCGCGTGTTGACGCAGTTTGAGGCCGCCGGGCTGGTCTCAAAACACAACTTTGAGGGCGGGCATTCGGTTTATGAACTCAATCAGGGCGAGCACCATGACCACATTCTGTGCGTGAAGTGCGGCAAGGTGGATGAATTTGTGGACGATGTCATCGAGGAGCGCCAGCGTGCCATTGCGGCCAGGGCCGGTTTTTCCATGACCGGCCACTGTCTGTATATCTACGGCCTCTGCGCGGAGTGTCATGGAACATCAGAGAAAAGGGAAAAGGGTAAAGAGGAAGGGTAA
- a CDS encoding MerR family transcriptional regulator: protein MLEAANNNELPAIPGKRYFTIGEVSDLCGVKPHVLRYWEQEFPQLKPVKRRGNRRYYQRHDVIMIRQIRSLLYEHGFTIGGARQKLAGGEAKEDVTHSRQIIRQMISELEEVLDILKR from the coding sequence ATGCTGGAAGCAGCCAACAATAACGAACTCCCGGCCATACCCGGCAAGCGTTACTTCACCATTGGCGAAGTCAGCGATCTATGTGGCGTAAAACCGCATGTGCTGCGCTATTGGGAGCAGGAATTCCCGCAGCTGAAGCCGGTAAAGCGGCGCGGTAACCGACGCTACTATCAACGTCATGATGTCATCATGATTCGACAGATCCGCAGCCTGCTGTATGAACATGGCTTCACGATCGGTGGTGCGCGCCAAAAGCTCGCGGGTGGTGAGGCAAAAGAGGATGTGACCCATAGCCGCCAGATCATTCGTCAGATGATCAGTGAACTGGAAGAAGTTCTCGATATTCTCAAACGCTAA
- the recN gene encoding DNA repair protein RecN, translated as MLHHIHIRHFAIVDELALEFGTGMTVLTGETGAGKSILLDALGLALGDRAESGIIRAGADRAEVSAEFDIAPLTNVQHWLSEHELDDDGQCLIRRTVSTEGRSKGYINGRPVPMQSLRELGEQLVDIHGQHAHQSLLKRDVQRQVLDDLASNANKAHQTLLSDTAEHFRHWQRLTQTLAQLHASKTQREDRLELLRYQVEELQLLALSDESLAELEAEHSRLANLNQLREGVEQIQASLDGDSQYSISSGLDHASSELARLGRLDADLANACEALQGAAIQASEASNELRNYLDGLSMDPERLQVVDERIGLIHDLARKHHCSPKALPALQVSLEDELQALEQADVQLGTVSEAVSAAQAQYHAVARKLSASRQKAAKQLAGKVTANLHQLGMPHGQFEIALEATETPGINGLERVEFRVSANPGQPVQPMAKVASGGELARISLAVQVIAAGTGRIPTLIFDEVDVGIGGGIAEVVGRLLRNLSADRQVLCVTHQPQVASLAHHHLQVSKQVSKQASKQKGKTHTVTDVSAITKQNRVAEIARMLGGLEITEQTLSHAREMIERGQQESGQR; from the coding sequence GCTGGCCCTCGAATTTGGCACCGGGATGACCGTTCTCACCGGCGAAACCGGCGCCGGAAAATCCATTCTGCTGGACGCCCTGGGACTGGCGCTGGGTGACCGCGCCGAGTCCGGCATCATTCGCGCCGGCGCCGACCGGGCGGAGGTCAGCGCCGAATTCGATATCGCCCCGTTGACGAACGTGCAGCACTGGCTGAGCGAACACGAGCTGGACGATGATGGCCAATGCCTGATCCGGCGCACGGTCAGTACCGAGGGTCGCTCCAAGGGCTATATCAACGGCCGGCCCGTGCCCATGCAGTCACTGCGCGAGCTTGGCGAGCAGCTGGTGGATATCCACGGCCAGCATGCCCATCAATCACTGCTGAAACGCGACGTGCAACGACAGGTACTGGATGATCTGGCCAGCAACGCCAACAAAGCCCATCAGACACTGCTAAGCGATACCGCCGAACATTTTCGCCACTGGCAACGGCTCACACAGACACTGGCACAACTGCATGCCAGCAAAACCCAGCGCGAAGACCGGCTGGAACTGCTGCGCTATCAGGTGGAGGAGTTACAGCTGCTGGCGCTGAGCGACGAGTCCCTGGCCGAGCTAGAGGCCGAACACAGCCGCCTCGCCAACCTCAACCAGCTGCGCGAGGGTGTGGAACAGATTCAGGCCAGCCTCGACGGCGACAGCCAGTATTCCATCAGCAGCGGGCTCGACCACGCCAGCAGCGAATTGGCCCGCCTAGGCCGGCTGGATGCCGATCTGGCCAATGCCTGCGAGGCACTGCAAGGCGCCGCCATCCAGGCCAGCGAGGCCAGCAACGAATTACGCAACTACCTCGACGGCCTGTCGATGGACCCCGAACGCCTGCAGGTGGTGGACGAACGCATCGGCCTCATCCACGACCTCGCGCGCAAACATCACTGCAGCCCCAAGGCCCTGCCCGCCCTGCAGGTCAGTCTGGAAGACGAGCTGCAGGCGCTGGAACAGGCCGATGTGCAACTGGGTACGGTGAGCGAGGCCGTGAGCGCCGCGCAGGCGCAGTATCACGCGGTCGCCAGGAAGCTCAGCGCCAGCCGCCAAAAGGCCGCCAAACAGCTGGCCGGCAAGGTGACCGCGAACCTGCATCAACTTGGCATGCCCCACGGCCAATTTGAAATCGCCCTGGAGGCCACCGAGACACCCGGCATCAATGGCCTGGAACGTGTCGAATTCCGGGTGAGCGCCAATCCCGGGCAACCCGTGCAGCCCATGGCCAAGGTGGCTTCCGGTGGTGAGCTGGCCCGCATCAGTCTCGCAGTGCAGGTGATTGCGGCCGGCACCGGGCGTATCCCGACCCTGATCTTCGACGAGGTGGATGTGGGGATCGGCGGTGGCATTGCGGAAGTGGTGGGCCGCCTGTTGCGCAACCTCAGCGCCGATCGCCAGGTGCTGTGTGTGACCCATCAACCGCAGGTCGCCTCGCTGGCCCATCACCATTTGCAGGTCAGCAAACAGGTCAGCAAACAGGCCAGCAAACAGAAAGGCAAAACGCACACGGTCACCGATGTGTCGGCCATCACCAAGCAGAACCGGGTGGCCGAGATCGCCCGCATGCTGGGCGGGCTGGAGATCACCGAACAGACCCTCTCCCACGCGCGGGAGATGATCGAACGAGGCCAGCAGGAATCAGGGCAAAGATAA
- a CDS encoding RnfH family protein, producing MAAEADVVMDGGDERIHVEVAYAEPETQVIIPLSVPRGTTIEQAIRQSGVLETFPGIDLAVHKVGIFGKLAKLDTGLREKDRVEIYRPLIADPKEVRKRRAAEGKKMRKGGGDQ from the coding sequence ATGGCCGCTGAGGCCGATGTAGTGATGGATGGGGGCGACGAGCGGATACACGTCGAGGTGGCCTATGCCGAGCCGGAGACCCAGGTGATCATTCCCCTGAGCGTGCCGCGGGGGACGACCATTGAACAGGCGATTCGGCAGTCGGGGGTGTTGGAGACCTTTCCCGGCATCGATCTCGCGGTCCACAAGGTCGGGATATTCGGTAAGCTGGCGAAACTGGACACGGGCCTGCGGGAGAAGGATCGTGTCGAGATCTATCGTCCGCTGATCGCTGACCCCAAAGAGGTGCGTAAACGGCGCGCTGCCGAGGGCAAGAAGATGCGCAAGGGCGGCGGCGATCAGTAG
- the smpB gene encoding SsrA-binding protein SmpB, translated as MSKNKKTASGNTIALNKKARHDFFIEDRYEAGIALQGWEVKSLRAGRVQIVDAHVFLKNGEAFISNLLITPLLTASTHIHPEATRVRKLLMHRSEINKLIGAVERKGYTMIPMALYWKHGHVKVEVGLAKGKQQHDKRAAEKDRDWQRDKARGLKTG; from the coding sequence ATGTCCAAAAACAAGAAAACCGCCAGCGGCAACACCATTGCCCTCAACAAGAAAGCCCGCCACGACTTTTTCATTGAGGATCGCTACGAGGCAGGCATCGCATTACAGGGCTGGGAGGTCAAAAGCCTGCGTGCCGGGCGTGTGCAAATCGTCGACGCCCATGTGTTCCTAAAAAATGGCGAGGCCTTCATCAGCAACCTGCTGATTACCCCCTTGCTCACCGCCTCCACCCATATCCACCCCGAGGCCACCCGGGTACGAAAACTGCTGATGCACCGCTCCGAGATCAACAAACTCATCGGCGCGGTGGAACGCAAGGGCTATACGATGATTCCAATGGCCCTGTACTGGAAACACGGTCACGTCAAAGTGGAAGTCGGTCTCGCCAAAGGCAAACAGCAACACGACAAACGGGCCGCCGAAAAGGATCGGGACTGGCAGCGGGACAAGGCGCGGGGCCTGAAAACAGGCTAA